One genomic region from Stutzerimonas decontaminans encodes:
- a CDS encoding GlxA family transcriptional regulator yields MDAIRTIACLVYPDVMSLDVTGPLQVFASANVERQRQGWPAAYELLLLGDAPGAVATSAGFKLVADAAWPEIDPGSLDTLLVPGGLGVTAQRHNGPLLAWLRAAEQRVRRLGSVCSGALILAEAGLFDGSKATTHWADLEALGEYAAVEVHGDSLHTFDPTDPAAAHLFSSAGVTAGIDLALALVEADLGRALALSVAQRLVMFLRRPGGQTQFSPMLATPSSAVGRLTALLEWLPGHLGDDLSIEALAEQAHMTPRTLCRLFNQEVGMGPGRYIERLRLEAARSLLLSAEASITTVARLTGFGHPENLRRSFQKHLSVSPRDFSQRFG; encoded by the coding sequence ATGGACGCCATTCGCACCATCGCTTGCCTCGTGTATCCCGATGTCATGAGCCTGGACGTCACCGGTCCGCTGCAGGTTTTCGCCTCAGCCAATGTAGAGCGGCAGCGCCAGGGTTGGCCGGCTGCTTACGAACTCCTTCTGCTTGGTGACGCGCCAGGCGCCGTTGCCACTTCGGCGGGGTTCAAGTTGGTCGCCGATGCAGCCTGGCCCGAGATCGATCCTGGATCGTTGGATACCCTGCTGGTTCCGGGTGGCCTTGGCGTCACGGCGCAGAGGCACAACGGGCCGCTGCTGGCTTGGCTTAGAGCCGCCGAGCAACGGGTGCGACGGCTGGGGTCGGTGTGTTCCGGCGCGTTGATCCTCGCCGAAGCCGGGCTGTTCGACGGGAGCAAGGCGACCACCCACTGGGCAGACCTCGAAGCCCTTGGCGAGTACGCCGCCGTAGAGGTGCATGGCGACAGTCTGCATACCTTCGACCCAACTGATCCTGCTGCGGCGCATCTGTTCAGCTCGGCTGGCGTCACGGCGGGCATCGACCTGGCGCTGGCCCTGGTGGAGGCGGATCTAGGCCGTGCGCTGGCCCTCTCGGTGGCTCAGCGGCTGGTGATGTTTCTGCGCAGGCCCGGCGGGCAGACGCAGTTCAGCCCGATGCTCGCAACGCCCAGCAGCGCGGTGGGCCGCCTGACCGCGCTTCTCGAGTGGCTGCCTGGTCATCTGGGTGACGATCTTTCCATCGAAGCCCTGGCCGAGCAGGCGCACATGACGCCGCGCACCTTGTGCCGGCTGTTCAATCAGGAAGTCGGCATGGGGCCGGGCCGCTATATCGAGCGGCTACGTCTGGAAGCCGCGCGCAGCTTGCTGTTGAGCGCCGAAGCCTCGATCACAACGGTGGCGCGGCTAACCGGCTTCGGGCATCCGGAGAACCTGCGGCGCAGCTTTCAGAAACACCTGTCGGTAAGTCCGCGAGATTTCTCACAGCGCTTCGGCTGA
- a CDS encoding alkene reductase codes for MNHKALFTPASLGSFALRNRVVLPPLTRSRSSQPGNIPNAVMATYYQQRASAGFMVTEGIQIEPRGQGYAWTPGIHSPEQVEGWKAVTQAVHDEGGVIFAQLWHVGRVSHTSLQPGGEQPVAPSPIAATNVKVFIETGPGEGALVEPSMPRALSNAEVKELVQLYAQAARNAMEAGFDGIEIHCANGYLVNQFISAHTNSRTDEYGGSLQNRLRFLREAVQAIADVIGAERVGVRFAPLFASTDEERVYLGLVEQDPHETYIEAVKILQTIGVAYVSLAEADWDTAPDLPGSFREAVRAAFSGTIIYAGKYTPERATAAIEAGWADLIAFGRPFIANPDLPARIAHGWPMNPLDASSMYGGTEKGYIDYPTYAH; via the coding sequence ATGAATCATAAAGCTCTTTTTACACCTGCCTCGCTTGGCTCCTTCGCCCTGCGTAACCGCGTCGTGCTGCCACCGCTGACACGCTCGCGCAGTTCGCAGCCAGGCAATATTCCGAACGCCGTAATGGCGACCTACTACCAGCAACGAGCCAGTGCAGGCTTCATGGTGACGGAAGGCATCCAGATCGAGCCGCGTGGCCAGGGATATGCCTGGACACCCGGGATTCACAGCCCGGAACAGGTCGAAGGCTGGAAGGCCGTTACCCAGGCGGTGCATGACGAGGGCGGCGTAATTTTCGCCCAGCTGTGGCATGTCGGCCGTGTCTCGCACACCTCGCTGCAACCCGGCGGTGAGCAACCTGTTGCGCCGTCGCCCATTGCGGCGACCAACGTCAAGGTGTTTATCGAGACGGGCCCTGGCGAGGGCGCGCTGGTCGAGCCCTCGATGCCGCGGGCGCTGTCCAATGCCGAGGTCAAAGAGCTGGTGCAGCTCTACGCCCAAGCCGCGCGCAATGCGATGGAAGCAGGCTTCGATGGCATCGAGATTCACTGCGCCAACGGTTATCTGGTCAACCAGTTCATCTCCGCTCACACCAACAGCAGGACAGACGAATACGGCGGCTCGTTGCAGAACCGGCTGCGTTTTCTGCGCGAAGCGGTCCAGGCGATAGCCGACGTCATAGGTGCCGAGCGCGTGGGGGTTCGCTTTGCGCCGCTGTTCGCCAGCACGGACGAGGAGCGCGTCTACCTCGGCCTGGTGGAGCAAGACCCGCATGAGACTTACATCGAAGCGGTGAAGATTCTGCAAACCATCGGCGTCGCGTACGTATCACTGGCCGAGGCTGACTGGGACACCGCGCCCGATTTGCCCGGCAGTTTCCGCGAGGCAGTGCGGGCGGCTTTCAGCGGTACGATCATCTACGCAGGCAAGTACACCCCGGAGCGCGCCACCGCGGCGATCGAAGCCGGTTGGGCGGACCTGATCGCCTTCGGCCGTCCGTTCATTGCCAACCCGGACCTGCCGGCCCGTATTGCCCATGGCTGGCCAATGAATCCGCTGGATGCCAGCAGCATGTACGGCGGCACCGAAAAGGGTTACATCGACTACCCGACGTACGCGCACTGA